CCTGGGCCTCGAGGATCTGGCTCTGCTTTTCACCCTGGGCGCGGATGATCTCGCTCTGTTTGTCACCTTCGGCCTTCTCGACGGCGCTGCGGCGTTCACCCTGTGCCTCGAGGATCATCGCGCGGCGCTTACGCTCCGCGGAGGTCTGTTGTTCCATCGCGCGCTGGACGTCCTTCGAGGGGTTGACCTCGCGGACCTCGACGGACTCGACGCGGATCCCCCACTCGTCGGTGGGTTCGTCGAGTTCCTGGCGGATGCGCGCATTGATCTCCTGGCGCTTGTTGAGCGTGTCGTCGAGTTCCATGTCGCCCAGCACGGCTCGGAGGGTGGTCTGGGCGAGGTTGGAGACGGCCTTTTTGTAGTTATCGACCTGCAGGAACGCCTTCTTGGCGTCCATGACCTTGATGTAGACGACGGCGTCGGCAGTCACGGGCGAGTTGTCCCGCGTGATCGCTTCCTGACGGGGAACGTCCAGCGTCTGCGTTCGCATGTCGAACCGATAGGTGTTCGAGACGAACGGCGGGACGAAGTTGATCCCTGGCTCGAGCAGTTTGCGGTACTCGCCGAAGACGGTCAGAGCGCGCTTCTCGTAGGCGTCGACGATTTCGATCGCACTGAGCAGTGCGGCGATGACGACCAGGAGGACGAGCGCGCCGACGAGCAGCAGCGCACCCCCGGCGGCGGATTGTATTGGAAGTGTTTCTACGACCATATTTCGCTCTTGCGGCGGTGGAGGGAAAAACGTTCCCTTGTTTAGACTACATGTTTGGCCGACCCGATCGGGTCAGCTCGATTTCTCGGTCTCGGTCTCCGCTTCGGGTTCGGACGGCGAATTCTCGTCGACAGCGTCGGTATCATCGGTGTCGTCGGTGTCGTCCGCCCCTTCCGCGAGCGCGCGGTCGATCTCGTCTTCGGCGATCGAGCCGAGTGCCTCGACGGTCAACACGTTGCCGCCGCCGGGATCGAGGACGATGACCTCTTCGCCCTCCTCGATCGTTCCGCCCGTCGACCGGGCGCTGTAATACGGCGAGAACCCGCCTTCCTCGAGTTTGACCTGTCCTTCGCGGGCCGTGACGGTCTCGGTCACGTAGCCCGTCGCGCCTGCCAGCGAACTCGAGTCGGAGGTCTGGGCGGTGCCCTTGCCGCCGTAGAAGTCGAACTCGCGGTAAACGTAGGCCGCTCCGACGCCGATGGCGAGGGTTAGCGCCGCGAGAATAAACGGGTTCACCACTGCGGGAACGAGCACGCCGATCAGTCCCGCGCCGACCAGTGCGACACCGATCACGATGAGGTGTGCGCCCGGCGAAATCGCCTCGAGACCCATGAGTACGAGCCCCGCGATCAGGAGCGCGAGCGGCATGTTCCCGACGAGGAGTTCCAGCATACTGTCAGCTAAGTTCTCACCCGGATTAAAGGTTGCCGAGCGACGTCACCACGGGATCCGGGGCTACAGGTCGAGAAGCACCGACGAACGCAGCTGTGGGTGTCGACGGCCGCCCTCGCGGCGAGTCGTCGACGCGATCGCGCGGTCGCGATCACGATCACAGCGGGAGGGTCATAACTCGGAGGAGGACGAGCGTCATCGCGACCGCGCCGAGGACGACGAAGATCGCGCTCTCGAGGTCGGGATCACCGGGTTTGATCGGCGTCGAATTCGGTTCGGGCGCGTACGAATCGTCCTCGTCCGCGTCGGCGTCGGCTTCGGCCGCCGCGTCGGCGTCCCCGGAGAGATCCAGTGGCACGCGGTACTCGTCGTCCCGCGAGGGGCCGTCGAACCCGTCGTCGCGACGGTCGACAGCGCTATCGTCGGCACGCTCTCGCCGGTCGTCTCGATCCCACGGGTCGCGGTCGTCCGCGGTCTGCCGATCGTCGATCGAGTTCGTCGCGTCCGGATCGGGCGCCGACGAGCCGCGTCGCTCGCCGTCGTCGCCGCCGGCTCCGGCCGCATCGTCTGCCATAGGTGACCGTAACAGCCCCGTCGTCAAAAACCCGCGGGCCCGCGGATCGGTTTTCCCGGAGCGCGATCAGGGTCGGTCGGCCCGCGCGCCGAGATCCCCGCCGTAGACGACGCCGCGCTCGGCGTCGAGCGTCACGACGTCTCCGTCGGCGGTTTCCTCGAGATCGGCGCCGCTGATCATCGGGATGTCCATCTCGCGGGCGATCAGCGCCGGGTAGCCCGTCAGCCCCCGCTGGGCGTCGATGATCCCGCCGATCTTCGTCGGGTCGCCCGTGAACTCCTCGTCGAAGTCGGTCGGCAGCGAGAGGATCGCCCCCTCGGGGACGTCCGTGAGGTCGCCGTCGGTAAGCTTGACGACGGGGCCAGTCACCCGTCCGTCGACGACGACCCGACCGGTCGTCAACGCCTCGGCGGCGACGTGGACCTTCAACATGTTGGTCGTGTTCGCGCCCTCGAGTTCGGTCATCATGCCACAGAGGACGACGACGGTGTCGCCGCTCTCGGCGACGCCGGCGTCTAAGGCCGCCTGGACGGCTCGCTCGACGACCGCGTCGGCCCCCTGATCGGAGACGCGGGCATACAGCGGCGTCACGCCCCACGTAAGCGACAGCTGCCGGCGGACGCGGTGACTCGGCGTCGAGGCGACGACCGGCACGCCCGGCCGGTACTTGGACGTCTTCAGCGCCGTGTAGCCGGATTCGGTCGCGGCGACGACGGCGTCTGCGTCGATATCCCGCGCGAGGAAGCGCGCCGAGCGCGCCAGCGCGTCCGTCCGCGCCTCGCCGGCGGCGGGGACGCGCTGCTCGAGCAACTCGTCGTACTCGTTCGACTCCTCCACCTCGCGAATGATACTGTCCATCGCGTCGACGACCTCGGTGGGGTGGTCGCCGATGGCGGTTTCGGCTGATAGCATCACCGCGTCGGTGCCGTCGAGGACGGCGTTTGCCACGTCGGAGGCCTCGGCGCGGGTCGGCCGCCGGGCGTGCACCATCGAGTCGAGCATCTCCGTGGCGGTGATCACGGGCGACCCCGCCTCGCGGCAGTTCCGGATGATCCGCTTCTGGATCATCGGGACGTCCTCCATCGGACACTCCACGCCCAGGTCGCCGCGGGCGACCATGATCCCGTAGGACGCTTCGATGATCTCCTCGAGGTTCGCCACCGCACCGGCTCGCTCGATCTTCGCGATCAGCGGAATCTCGACGCCCAACTCCTCGAGCACTTCGCTGACCTCGTAGACGTCCTCGGCGTCGCGGACGAAACTCGCCGCGACGAAGTCGACCTCCTTCTCGGCGGCCAGTTCGAGGTCCTTCCGGTCTTTCTCGGTGACGATGTCCAGATCGAGGTCGACGCCGGGGACGTTGACGCCCTTGCGGCCGGCCAGTTCGCCGCCGGCGT
Above is a genomic segment from Haloterrigena salifodinae containing:
- a CDS encoding NfeD family protein — protein: MLELLVGNMPLALLIAGLVLMGLEAISPGAHLIVIGVALVGAGLIGVLVPAVVNPFILAALTLAIGVGAAYVYREFDFYGGKGTAQTSDSSSLAGATGYVTETVTAREGQVKLEEGGFSPYYSARSTGGTIEEGEEVIVLDPGGGNVLTVEALGSIAEDEIDRALAEGADDTDDTDDTDAVDENSPSEPEAETETEKSS
- a CDS encoding SPFH domain-containing protein — translated: MVVETLPIQSAAGGALLLVGALVLLVVIAALLSAIEIVDAYEKRALTVFGEYRKLLEPGINFVPPFVSNTYRFDMRTQTLDVPRQEAITRDNSPVTADAVVYIKVMDAKKAFLQVDNYKKAVSNLAQTTLRAVLGDMELDDTLNKRQEINARIRQELDEPTDEWGIRVESVEVREVNPSKDVQRAMEQQTSAERKRRAMILEAQGERRSAVEKAEGDKQSEIIRAQGEKQSQILEAQGDAISTVLRAKSAESMGERAVIDKGMETLADIGQGESTTFVMPQELTSLVGRYGKHLSGSDVEENGAELESREFDEETRELIGLDDIAEIIGEIDEEAEMDLEAMEQEAQAIKEGKDAGTISDPDAVIEEMDQDFQERTDGGAEPSADDADDSTN
- a CDS encoding DUF7312 domain-containing protein — protein: MADDAAGAGGDDGERRGSSAPDPDATNSIDDRQTADDRDPWDRDDRRERADDSAVDRRDDGFDGPSRDDEYRVPLDLSGDADAAAEADADADEDDSYAPEPNSTPIKPGDPDLESAIFVVLGAVAMTLVLLRVMTLPL
- the pyk gene encoding pyruvate kinase codes for the protein MRNAKIVCTLGPASSDRGTIQELAEAGMSVARLNASHGSREDRAELIDRVRTVDEARPEPVAVMLDMQGPEIRTAPLPDGETVSLETGSEIRFVEGDEASSETVGLSLPIGAVEEGDRILLDDGLIETTVLEHDGDSVRARVDAGGELAGRKGVNVPGVDLDLDIVTEKDRKDLELAAEKEVDFVAASFVRDAEDVYEVSEVLEELGVEIPLIAKIERAGAVANLEEIIEASYGIMVARGDLGVECPMEDVPMIQKRIIRNCREAGSPVITATEMLDSMVHARRPTRAEASDVANAVLDGTDAVMLSAETAIGDHPTEVVDAMDSIIREVEESNEYDELLEQRVPAAGEARTDALARSARFLARDIDADAVVAATESGYTALKTSKYRPGVPVVASTPSHRVRRQLSLTWGVTPLYARVSDQGADAVVERAVQAALDAGVAESGDTVVVLCGMMTELEGANTTNMLKVHVAAEALTTGRVVVDGRVTGPVVKLTDGDLTDVPEGAILSLPTDFDEEFTGDPTKIGGIIDAQRGLTGYPALIAREMDIPMISGADLEETADGDVVTLDAERGVVYGGDLGARADRP